In Gaiellales bacterium, a single window of DNA contains:
- a CDS encoding class I SAM-dependent methyltransferase: MDVEGFLRALPAAFADFPRSEVPLDRSLRAVLDAVDGLSEENNLALIGLAAGHLEAGEAYVEAGTYRGRSLIAAALAGEAECVGIDNFSFDDSDPAALQANLERFGVAGGTRILDGDAAVVLGASELPPVGVFFYDADHSTEATRAAFEAVIPHLAGHALIAADNADWPKVRAAIDAFVDAHAEAELALRIAGRADGQPWWWDGMDIIAWSA; this comes from the coding sequence ATGGACGTCGAGGGGTTCCTGCGCGCCCTGCCGGCGGCGTTCGCCGACTTCCCCCGATCCGAGGTCCCGCTCGACCGCTCGCTGCGGGCCGTGCTGGATGCGGTCGACGGCCTCTCCGAGGAGAACAACCTGGCGCTGATCGGCCTGGCCGCGGGGCATCTCGAGGCGGGCGAGGCCTACGTCGAGGCGGGCACGTACCGCGGCCGCAGCCTGATCGCCGCGGCCCTTGCCGGTGAGGCCGAGTGCGTCGGCATCGACAACTTCTCGTTCGACGACTCGGACCCGGCGGCGCTGCAGGCGAACCTGGAGCGCTTCGGCGTGGCCGGCGGCACGCGGATCCTCGACGGCGACGCGGCCGTGGTGCTCGGGGCTTCGGAGCTGCCGCCGGTCGGCGTGTTCTTCTACGACGCCGACCACTCGACCGAGGCCACGCGGGCGGCGTTCGAGGCGGTCATCCCCCACCTCGCCGGCCATGCGCTGATCGCGGCCGACAACGCCGACTGGCCGAAGGTGCGGGCCGCGATCGACGCGTTCGTCGATGCTCACGCCGAGGCGGAGCTGGCCCTTCGCATCGCCGGCCGCGCCGACGGCCAGCCATGGTGGTGGGACGGCATGGACATCATCGCCTGGAGCGCGTGA
- a CDS encoding UDP-glucuronic acid decarboxylase family protein: MSTAVVTGGAGFLGSHLCEYLLERDWRVICLDNLDTGSLENIERLRGDAFDFRYHNCVEFIDVAEPVDVVFHLASPASPVDYLRLPLATLKVGSYGTHNALGLAKFKRARFLIASTSEVYGDPEMHPQQEEYWGNVNPVGPRGVYDEAKRYSEAMTMAYHRQQGVDTHIARIFNTYGPRMRQNDGRAIPNFLAQALEDKPITVFGDGSQTRSFCSVDDLIEGLFRLAMSDYHLPVNVGNPNEMSLLELAEKIVALTGTRSEIVFEGLPIDDPKVRQPDITRAREILGWEPKVSLDEGLRRTIESLGRTPVAA; this comes from the coding sequence GTGAGCACTGCAGTCGTGACCGGCGGCGCCGGATTCCTGGGTTCGCACCTGTGTGAGTACCTGCTCGAACGCGACTGGCGGGTCATCTGCCTCGACAACCTCGACACCGGCAGCCTGGAGAACATCGAGCGCCTGCGCGGCGACGCGTTCGACTTCCGCTACCACAACTGCGTCGAGTTCATCGACGTGGCCGAGCCGGTCGACGTCGTCTTCCACCTGGCCTCGCCGGCCAGCCCGGTCGACTACCTGCGGCTGCCGCTGGCGACGCTCAAGGTGGGCTCGTACGGGACCCACAACGCATTGGGCCTGGCCAAGTTCAAGCGGGCCCGGTTCCTGATCGCGTCGACGTCGGAGGTGTACGGCGACCCCGAGATGCACCCGCAGCAGGAGGAGTACTGGGGCAACGTGAACCCGGTCGGCCCGCGCGGCGTCTACGACGAGGCCAAGCGCTATTCCGAGGCGATGACAATGGCGTATCACCGCCAGCAGGGCGTCGACACCCACATCGCCCGGATCTTCAACACGTACGGCCCGCGCATGCGCCAGAACGACGGCCGTGCCATCCCGAACTTCCTGGCCCAGGCGCTCGAGGACAAGCCGATCACCGTCTTCGGCGACGGCAGCCAGACGCGCTCCTTCTGCTCCGTGGACGACCTGATCGAGGGCCTCTTCCGGCTCGCGATGAGCGACTACCACCTGCCCGTGAACGTCGGCAACCCGAACGAGATGTCGCTGCTCGAGCTGGCCGAGAAGATCGTCGCCCTGACCGGCACGCGCTCGGAGATCGTCTTCGAGGGCCTGCCGATCGACGATCCCAAGGTGCGCCAGCCCGACATCACCCGCGCCCGGGAGATCCTCGGCTGGGAGCCGAAGGTCAGCCTCGACGAGGGCCTGCGGCGCACGATCGAGAGCCTCGGCCGCACGCCGGTCGCGGCGTAG